One genomic segment of Paenibacillus sp. FSL H8-0332 includes these proteins:
- a CDS encoding polysaccharide lyase family 8 super-sandwich domain-containing protein translates to MQSLKNKWLQYLVGDTFRPEPLKRVRDAQDKMLYHQELLWADIPYQENAADVFQIILRLKEMAIALKSPKCPYYMDYSLRLRIIYGLEWLSEHRYNETCKPYGNWWYWEIGVPIALLETLLLMEKLLDTELIEHLLLPVDKYVGAPAFHAQWFVAQAPPATGANLVWKSTAAALAAVIRDDKQKLSAARNALLPLFRYAKEGDGFYEDGSFIQHDRYAYTGGYGVSLLHDVVRLMAWLHGTSWELPGEARDLTARWIEDSFVPLMFRGSMLDMASGREISREDSQNHESGHSVITSCLRFSCILDVAEQARLLSRVKAWIVADTYKPYIAEAPPDTAAGAGALLDDELVPPAREESFCKLFAHMDRAVLQGPGFAYSISMFSSRIFTYESINREHLKGWYTAYGMSHLYNSDLGQFADAYWPTVDPYRLPGTTVTKTLQEDGAGQGCLSTKAYVGGAVLHNQYGAIAMELQDVVNEADGLTALKSWLLCGNRIVALGSGIQSRNSARVETIIENRRLTPFGDHKITADGTEICRTPGIADTIHPKWIHMTGSTGGADVGIYLPERCCVHALREARQGSWKAINDAGPSAEIERFYQTLWFDHGAAPQGDTYAYVLLPGWSEEATAGFAGASSIRIVELNDRVHAVEDTEAGLLAVHFWQPGWYRSGGIACSSEASMVLQKNPAGWSLAIADPTQLQRRPIEVELELDRPVTRVIRRSERITVDLGEAGDTGEAGDSGDPGGLGDSGEPGNSRTPGTPGVPGIPGKVRLVFEPDGAGGASFHVELAT, encoded by the coding sequence ATGCAGAGCTTAAAAAACAAATGGCTGCAATATCTCGTGGGAGATACGTTTCGTCCTGAACCGCTGAAACGGGTGCGCGATGCTCAGGACAAGATGCTTTATCATCAGGAGCTGTTGTGGGCGGACATCCCGTATCAGGAGAATGCTGCGGATGTATTTCAGATCATTCTCCGTTTGAAGGAGATGGCCATCGCGCTGAAGTCTCCCAAATGTCCCTATTATATGGACTATTCATTAAGGCTAAGGATCATTTATGGATTAGAATGGCTGTCTGAGCATAGATACAACGAAACCTGTAAGCCCTATGGCAACTGGTGGTATTGGGAGATTGGCGTGCCGATTGCGCTGCTGGAGACTCTGCTGCTCATGGAGAAACTGTTGGATACAGAGCTTATAGAGCATCTGCTCCTCCCCGTAGACAAATATGTGGGTGCTCCGGCCTTTCACGCGCAGTGGTTCGTAGCTCAGGCCCCGCCTGCAACGGGAGCGAATCTGGTCTGGAAATCTACGGCGGCTGCCCTGGCGGCCGTTATCCGGGACGACAAGCAGAAGCTGTCCGCCGCCCGGAATGCATTGCTTCCGCTGTTCAGGTATGCGAAGGAAGGAGACGGCTTCTACGAAGACGGCTCATTCATTCAGCATGACAGATATGCCTATACTGGCGGATATGGAGTCTCGCTGCTACATGATGTGGTCCGCCTGATGGCATGGCTGCACGGTACCTCCTGGGAATTGCCAGGTGAAGCCCGGGATTTGACAGCGCGGTGGATTGAGGATTCTTTTGTCCCGCTTATGTTCAGGGGGTCTATGCTGGATATGGCCAGCGGCAGGGAGATCTCGCGGGAGGATTCGCAGAATCATGAGAGCGGACATTCCGTGATCACCTCCTGCTTACGCTTCTCGTGCATTCTGGATGTAGCGGAACAGGCACGGCTGCTCTCCAGAGTGAAAGCGTGGATTGTTGCCGACACCTACAAACCGTACATCGCCGAAGCGCCGCCGGATACCGCCGCCGGGGCTGGTGCGCTGCTGGACGATGAACTCGTGCCGCCTGCCCGGGAAGAGAGCTTCTGCAAGCTGTTTGCCCATATGGACCGGGCGGTGCTGCAGGGTCCGGGTTTTGCCTACTCGATCAGTATGTTCTCCAGCCGGATCTTCACCTATGAATCTATCAACAGAGAGCATCTGAAGGGATGGTATACAGCGTATGGCATGAGCCATCTGTACAATAGTGACTTGGGACAATTTGCGGATGCCTACTGGCCGACCGTTGATCCATACCGCCTGCCTGGAACCACGGTAACGAAGACATTGCAGGAGGATGGGGCCGGGCAAGGCTGCTTAAGCACTAAGGCTTATGTTGGCGGGGCTGTGCTTCATAACCAATACGGAGCAATTGCGATGGAGCTTCAGGATGTCGTTAACGAAGCCGATGGACTGACCGCGCTCAAAAGCTGGTTGTTATGCGGTAACCGCATCGTGGCCTTAGGTTCGGGTATTCAGAGCCGGAATTCCGCCAGAGTGGAAACGATTATAGAAAACCGGAGATTGACTCCGTTCGGTGACCATAAGATTACCGCAGATGGAACAGAGATTTGCCGGACGCCGGGAATCGCAGATACGATTCATCCTAAGTGGATTCATATGACGGGGAGTACCGGGGGTGCAGATGTGGGGATTTATTTGCCTGAACGCTGCTGCGTCCATGCCTTGCGCGAGGCCCGGCAAGGGAGCTGGAAGGCCATCAACGACGCCGGTCCCTCTGCGGAAATCGAGCGATTCTATCAGACGCTCTGGTTCGATCATGGAGCAGCGCCGCAGGGGGATACTTATGCCTATGTGCTGCTGCCCGGCTGGAGTGAAGAAGCAACGGCCGGGTTCGCCGGGGCTTCAAGTATACGAATTGTGGAATTGAATGACCGGGTGCACGCGGTGGAAGATACGGAAGCAGGGCTGTTAGCTGTGCATTTCTGGCAGCCGGGCTGGTATAGAAGCGGGGGGATTGCTTGCAGCAGTGAGGCCTCTATGGTGCTGCAAAAGAATCCGGCAGGCTGGAGTCTGGCTATAGCCGATCCGACACAACTGCAGCGCCGTCCCATCGAAGTGGAGCTTGAACTCGATCGGCCTGTTACCAGGGTGATCCGCAGGTCTGAGCGGATCACGGTTGACCTTGGTGAAGCTGGAGACACTGGGGAAGCCGGTGACTCAGGTGATCCAGGTGGCCTAGGTGACTCAGGTGAACCCGGGAACTCAAGAACCCCCGGAACCCCTGGAGTCCCCGGAATCCCCGGAAAGGTTAGACTGGTGTTCGAACCTGACGGTGCCGGGGGCGCCTCGTTCCATGTGGAGCTGGCGACCTGA
- a CDS encoding GH92 family glycosyl hydrolase, with amino-acid sequence MERRRVEDVDPFIGVDGENNCLCGPYLPNSIVRLGPDTLPPHLSHGYDSSRPIIRFSHTHVSGTGGGGRYGNVGFTPYTGMPRFQLDPYDKGEEHAESGYYSVKLLPAAIQAELTSTMRTGVHRYTYPADELAGLLIDGGAVIQVGGDEPGKTTGISTGGYIEVLSEYELAGRSDLRGGWGHEFPYSVYFYIRFDQPMQSYMLMDAGGVRQGPSVDGANCKASLSFGDCGVLVAKTGISYVSAGKARASVDREASAGFDDIRQAASNIWEDKLSRVTVEGGSREHTRLFYTLMTRLFCMPSDLGVDDENFAWESGVRHYTDLYALWDSVRNANSLITLLDPQLEVDILNCLLDIADHTGWLPDAWIMGHSAMIQGGSSADILFCEAALKKLEGIDYGKALKQMRKNNEVPSPDTWLYGRHLKDYHTLGYLSTDVKKNCVSRHMEYAYQDWCIGRLAEELGQEETAAEYYDSSEKLWNLWREDLKCFAPRLPGGEWVTSFDPESCLPDSWNDPYFYEGTSLQWSFSTHHDFHGLVERHGGKEAFIRHLDYFFDGGFYNSKETMLHIPYLYIYAGRPDRAADRVRECLETYFKAERDGLGDNEDMGCQSAFYICSAMGLYPLMGQDLYFLVPPVFNKVTLLLGAQANPVPLTIETQGAGSGSGKRYILSASLNGQELDRAWVRHEEIAGGGTLLLELGAEPGEWGSMIPPSPLAEWEQGKQLSR; translated from the coding sequence TTGGAGAGAAGAAGAGTGGAGGATGTAGATCCGTTCATCGGGGTGGACGGGGAGAATAACTGCCTGTGCGGGCCTTATCTGCCCAACAGCATCGTAAGGCTGGGACCGGATACCTTGCCGCCGCACCTATCCCACGGCTACGACAGCTCGCGGCCGATTATCCGGTTCAGTCATACGCATGTCAGCGGAACCGGGGGCGGCGGGCGTTATGGCAATGTCGGCTTCACCCCCTATACCGGAATGCCGCGGTTTCAGTTGGACCCCTATGACAAGGGGGAAGAACATGCCGAATCAGGCTATTACAGCGTGAAGCTGCTGCCTGCCGCCATCCAGGCTGAACTGACCAGCACGATGCGGACCGGAGTCCACCGTTATACCTATCCGGCGGATGAATTGGCGGGCCTGCTGATTGATGGCGGTGCGGTCATTCAGGTTGGCGGGGATGAACCAGGGAAGACCACCGGAATATCGACCGGGGGCTATATTGAAGTGCTGTCCGAATATGAGCTGGCGGGCCGCAGCGACCTGCGCGGCGGCTGGGGGCATGAATTCCCTTATTCCGTCTACTTCTATATCCGCTTCGATCAGCCGATGCAGAGCTATATGCTGATGGATGCGGGCGGAGTACGCCAAGGGCCGTCTGTGGATGGTGCGAATTGCAAGGCCTCCCTTAGCTTCGGTGACTGCGGAGTCCTGGTGGCGAAGACGGGCATTTCTTATGTAAGTGCAGGCAAGGCCAGAGCCAGTGTGGACCGGGAAGCCTCCGCCGGATTCGATGACATCCGTCAGGCGGCCAGTAACATCTGGGAGGATAAGCTCAGCAGAGTCACGGTGGAAGGGGGGAGCAGGGAGCATACCCGGCTGTTCTATACCCTGATGACCCGGCTATTCTGTATGCCGAGTGACCTTGGAGTAGACGACGAGAACTTCGCCTGGGAATCAGGAGTACGGCATTATACCGACCTGTACGCGCTCTGGGACAGTGTGCGGAATGCCAATTCGTTGATTACACTGCTCGACCCGCAGCTTGAAGTGGATATCCTGAATTGTCTGCTGGACATCGCGGACCATACCGGCTGGCTGCCGGACGCCTGGATTATGGGGCATAGCGCAATGATTCAAGGGGGAAGCTCCGCAGATATTCTGTTCTGTGAAGCGGCGCTGAAGAAGCTGGAGGGCATCGACTATGGTAAGGCCCTGAAGCAGATGCGCAAGAATAATGAGGTTCCGTCACCGGATACCTGGCTCTATGGCCGTCATCTTAAGGATTATCATACTCTGGGGTATCTGTCCACAGATGTGAAGAAGAACTGTGTGTCCCGCCATATGGAATATGCGTATCAGGATTGGTGCATCGGCCGGTTGGCCGAGGAGCTTGGGCAGGAGGAGACGGCGGCGGAGTACTACGACAGCTCGGAGAAGCTGTGGAATCTATGGCGCGAGGATCTGAAGTGTTTTGCGCCCCGGCTGCCCGGCGGCGAATGGGTAACGTCATTTGACCCGGAATCCTGCCTGCCGGATTCGTGGAATGATCCGTATTTCTACGAAGGCACCAGTCTGCAATGGTCATTTAGCACACATCATGATTTTCATGGACTGGTTGAACGGCATGGGGGGAAGGAAGCATTCATCCGGCATTTGGACTATTTTTTTGACGGGGGATTCTATAACTCCAAAGAAACTATGCTGCATATTCCTTATTTATATATTTATGCGGGCAGGCCGGACCGTGCAGCGGACCGGGTCCGCGAATGTCTGGAGACCTACTTCAAGGCTGAACGTGACGGATTGGGGGATAACGAGGATATGGGCTGCCAGAGTGCCTTCTACATCTGTTCAGCCATGGGCTTGTATCCGTTGATGGGTCAGGACCTCTATTTCCTGGTTCCTCCGGTATTCAATAAGGTAACGCTGCTGCTGGGCGCACAGGCGAACCCGGTTCCTCTGACGATTGAGACCCAAGGAGCAGGCAGCGGGTCCGGCAAAAGGTATATTCTGTCTGCTTCGCTCAATGGTCAGGAGCTGGACCGCGCGTGGGTCCGCCATGAAGAAATTGCCGGAGGAGGCACGCTTCTTCTGGAGCTGGGGGCTGAACCCGGGGAGTGGGGGAGTATGATTCCACCTTCTCCGCTCGCGGAATGGGAACAAGGCAAACAACTGTCAAGGTAG
- a CDS encoding glycoside hydrolase family 88 protein, with product METWINEAWDYAQHKLSRTRSRIGATFPNATYGGQYDARDPDCWTNGFWPGILWLAYRATGDEEYRRIAESCEEQLDGPLQEYEQLHHDNGFLWSLSAVADYKLTGNRLSRRRGLIAASHLASRFNLKGNFIRAWLHEGSEGLAIIDCMMNLGLLYWASGELQDPRYRHIAVAHSEMALREFIREDGSVHHIVRFDPETGERIEALGGQGYSPDSAWSRGSAWAIYGFAIGYRYTGDIRFMNAARAAADYFAAELPEDLVPPWDFRAPADQLWAKDSTAAACAASGMLEMAYLLEGEEAERYRKLGAAITESLFRHYAPEDPAEEALITKGTGSFPAGAEVEVPIIYGDYFFLEALLKLKGESEIFW from the coding sequence ATGGAGACTTGGATCAACGAAGCCTGGGACTATGCCCAGCACAAATTAAGCCGTACACGGAGCCGGATCGGAGCCACCTTCCCGAATGCCACTTACGGCGGACAATATGATGCGCGTGACCCGGATTGCTGGACCAACGGATTTTGGCCGGGCATTCTCTGGCTGGCTTACCGGGCCACAGGGGATGAGGAATACCGGCGCATTGCCGAGAGCTGCGAGGAGCAATTGGACGGACCTCTTCAGGAATATGAACAGCTCCATCACGATAACGGCTTCCTCTGGAGTCTGTCAGCGGTTGCCGATTACAAGCTCACCGGTAACAGGCTGTCCCGGAGAAGAGGGCTGATCGCTGCCAGCCATCTGGCCAGCCGGTTCAATCTCAAGGGGAATTTCATCCGTGCCTGGCTGCATGAAGGCAGTGAAGGTCTGGCGATCATCGACTGCATGATGAATCTTGGACTGCTGTACTGGGCCAGCGGGGAACTGCAGGACCCGAGATACCGTCATATCGCCGTCGCCCATTCGGAAATGGCGCTGCGGGAATTCATCCGCGAGGACGGCTCGGTGCATCATATCGTCCGGTTCGATCCTGAGACGGGAGAGCGGATCGAAGCGCTGGGCGGACAAGGGTATAGTCCGGATTCCGCCTGGTCACGCGGATCGGCCTGGGCGATCTACGGATTCGCGATCGGGTACCGGTATACGGGTGACATCCGGTTCATGAATGCCGCGAGAGCGGCAGCGGATTACTTCGCGGCTGAGCTGCCGGAGGATCTGGTGCCGCCCTGGGATTTCCGGGCGCCTGCCGATCAGCTATGGGCCAAAGATTCAACCGCTGCTGCCTGCGCGGCCAGCGGAATGCTGGAGATGGCCTATCTGCTGGAGGGTGAAGAAGCTGAACGGTACCGGAAGCTCGGAGCAGCCATCACGGAATCGCTGTTCCGCCATTACGCGCCGGAAGACCCGGCGGAAGAAGCGCTCATTACGAAGGGAACCGGCAGCTTCCCGGCTGGTGCCGAAGTCGAGGTGCCGATCATTTACGGCGACTATTTCTTCCTGGAGGCCTTGCTGAAGCTTAAGGGAGAGAGCGAAATCTTTTGGTAG
- a CDS encoding ABC transporter substrate-binding protein, translated as MTKLKGRRTLFTAMALILALSLQACSGGNNGGSAEPSASSGAAGTNSTSSTGSPEPAGGAEALKPYEVSIIYFGAPQRDDALVEAKLSEYFKEKFNATVDLQPIASSEYKQKTELMLNAGEPMDLVFTASWLNFFGNVAKGAFLDLDDLLAKYGQGITENLNPIYLEAPRYKGKLYGIPTNKEITQGKAYTYRKDIIDKYSIPIEDIKTMSDFEPWFKLLKEKEPGLILDFIKESGEGMMYETRSNFRAIGPTPNKIPLFLYDYTNTDNIQIKSVIDPEISSIAQAEYELNRSYYEKGYINSDAATTTTEIGDLRKQGKIWMQQAVWKPGADIELKIASDNKYDFVSKVIEEPIVTTDLAAGSMFSISRTSKDPERAMMVLNALHTDPYAVNLFVNGIEGTHYKKISENRIEPIADSGYGSSALFWVVGNQLINYLKPGQPDDLYTSWKKFNDEAKRSPLLGFVFDESPVKNEITQLTSVIGEYRAASTGAIPDPAKMLAERNEKLKKAGIEKVKTELQTQIDAWKAAQ; from the coding sequence ATGACAAAGTTAAAAGGGCGCAGAACGCTATTCACGGCGATGGCTCTAATTCTGGCATTATCCTTGCAAGCGTGCTCAGGCGGTAATAACGGGGGTTCTGCCGAACCGTCGGCTTCAAGCGGCGCAGCTGGTACGAACAGCACGAGCAGTACTGGCAGTCCAGAGCCTGCCGGCGGTGCGGAAGCACTCAAGCCCTACGAGGTATCCATTATCTACTTCGGGGCGCCGCAGCGGGATGACGCACTGGTCGAAGCCAAGCTCAGTGAATATTTCAAAGAGAAATTCAATGCCACTGTGGATCTGCAGCCGATTGCCTCCAGTGAATACAAGCAGAAGACCGAGCTGATGCTCAATGCCGGAGAGCCGATGGACCTAGTATTCACCGCGTCCTGGCTTAATTTCTTCGGTAACGTGGCCAAGGGCGCCTTCCTGGATCTGGATGACCTGCTGGCCAAATACGGGCAGGGGATTACGGAGAACCTGAATCCGATCTATCTGGAGGCTCCGCGCTACAAAGGCAAGCTGTACGGCATTCCAACCAACAAAGAGATTACCCAAGGCAAGGCCTATACGTACCGCAAGGATATCATCGACAAGTATAGTATTCCGATTGAGGATATTAAGACGATGTCAGACTTTGAACCCTGGTTCAAGCTGCTGAAGGAGAAGGAACCGGGGCTGATCCTGGACTTCATTAAGGAATCGGGAGAAGGGATGATGTATGAGACCCGCTCGAACTTCCGCGCCATCGGACCGACGCCGAACAAGATTCCTTTATTCCTCTATGACTACACAAATACAGATAACATCCAGATTAAGTCAGTGATTGATCCGGAGATTTCATCCATTGCCCAAGCGGAGTATGAGCTGAACCGCAGCTATTACGAGAAAGGCTACATCAACAGCGATGCTGCTACCACAACGACAGAGATCGGTGACTTACGGAAGCAGGGTAAAATCTGGATGCAGCAGGCCGTCTGGAAGCCGGGGGCTGACATTGAGCTGAAGATTGCTTCAGACAATAAATATGATTTCGTCTCCAAGGTGATCGAGGAGCCTATCGTGACCACGGACCTTGCCGCCGGATCCATGTTCTCCATCTCCCGCACCTCCAAGGACCCGGAGCGGGCGATGATGGTCTTGAATGCGCTGCACACCGATCCGTATGCCGTGAACCTGTTCGTGAACGGGATCGAAGGAACCCATTACAAGAAGATCAGCGAGAACCGGATCGAGCCGATTGCCGATTCCGGGTATGGCAGCTCTGCCCTGTTCTGGGTGGTCGGCAATCAGCTGATCAATTATCTGAAGCCGGGCCAGCCTGACGATCTGTATACAAGCTGGAAGAAATTCAATGATGAGGCCAAACGTTCGCCGCTGTTAGGCTTCGTCTTCGACGAATCGCCGGTGAAGAACGAGATTACCCAGCTTACCTCGGTCATCGGTGAATACCGGGCGGCGAGCACCGGTGCTATTCCTGACCCTGCCAAGATGCTTGCGGAACGCAATGAGAAGTTGAAGAAGGCCGGCATTGAGAAGGTCAAGACTGAACTTCAGACCCAGATTGATGCCTGGAAAGCAGCGCAATAA
- a CDS encoding carbohydrate ABC transporter permease — protein MANDTSSSIGGNSALSNVLLNLAFVILSLLCFMPVLLVIIVSFTDGQSILTEGYSFIPNKWSFIAYESIFKDWMTIVSGYRVSFTITIVGTALSVLLMAMYAYPISRADYPFRNVFTFFLFFTMLFNGGMVSRYLIYTQALHIKDSYMALILPMLIVPFNVIIMRTFFQTTIHPAVIESARIDGAGELRIFLRIVLPLSLPVLATMALFSTIGYWNDWFNALLYITSEDKYPLQYLMMRVLNDVQYLRNNVELAAQNPNMMKNLPNESLQMAMAVIGMGPILIAYPFFQKYFVKGLTVGAVKG, from the coding sequence ATGGCGAATGACACCAGCAGCTCGATCGGCGGAAACTCCGCTTTGTCAAATGTACTTTTAAATCTGGCCTTTGTGATCCTCTCACTCCTTTGCTTCATGCCTGTTCTGCTTGTCATTATCGTCTCCTTCACCGACGGGCAGTCCATTCTGACTGAGGGGTACAGCTTCATTCCGAATAAATGGTCCTTCATTGCCTATGAGTCGATTTTCAAGGACTGGATGACGATTGTGTCGGGATATCGCGTGAGTTTCACTATCACTATTGTAGGTACAGCGCTCAGCGTGCTTCTTATGGCGATGTATGCTTATCCCATCTCGCGGGCGGATTATCCGTTCCGTAATGTGTTCACCTTCTTCCTGTTCTTCACGATGCTGTTCAATGGCGGGATGGTCAGCAGATACCTGATCTACACGCAAGCACTGCATATCAAGGATTCGTATATGGCGCTGATTCTGCCCATGCTGATTGTGCCGTTCAACGTCATTATTATGCGGACCTTCTTCCAGACGACCATCCATCCTGCGGTGATTGAATCGGCCAGAATTGACGGTGCGGGGGAGCTGAGAATCTTCCTGCGGATCGTTCTGCCGCTCTCGTTGCCGGTCCTGGCGACCATGGCCTTGTTCAGTACCATCGGTTATTGGAACGACTGGTTCAATGCGCTGCTGTATATCACCAGCGAGGATAAGTATCCGCTGCAGTATCTGATGATGCGTGTCCTCAACGATGTGCAGTACCTGCGCAATAATGTGGAGCTGGCCGCCCAGAATCCCAATATGATGAAGAATCTTCCGAACGAATCTCTGCAGATGGCGATGGCGGTGATCGGGATGGGACCGATTCTGATTGCGTATCCGTTCTTTCAGAAGTATTTTGTCAAAGGCCTGACGGTCGGGGCAGTAAAAGGGTAA
- a CDS encoding ABC transporter permease subunit, with the protein MSRTTGFSRFIHAMWKYKALTLMLLPAVLVLLAHSYLPMFGIFIAFKNVNYLDGIWGSPWVGFDNFQFLFSSGDMWRIVRNTLLYSLTFMIMNLVLSVSIAVAINEIRRRLLAKVYQSFIILPHFLSMVVVSYLVYAFLQPDHGFINATVLKAFGQDPVFWYSEKEYWPYILVFVNAWKHAGFGAVIYIAAIAGIDPEYYEAALIDGASKWKQITHITLPFIRPVIIIMTILSMGSIFSSDFGLFFQVPMNSGALYPVTDTVDTYVYRALMQLNDIGMSSATALVQSVVGFIMVIATNSMVRRIDREQALF; encoded by the coding sequence ATGAGCAGAACCACCGGATTCTCAAGATTCATCCATGCCATGTGGAAGTACAAGGCGCTGACACTAATGCTGCTGCCAGCGGTGCTTGTCCTGCTGGCGCACAGCTATCTGCCGATGTTCGGCATCTTTATTGCCTTCAAGAATGTGAATTATCTGGACGGGATTTGGGGCAGCCCCTGGGTAGGCTTCGATAATTTCCAGTTCCTGTTCTCCTCGGGGGATATGTGGAGAATTGTAAGAAACACGCTTTTGTACAGCTTGACCTTCATGATTATGAACCTGGTGCTGTCGGTATCCATTGCGGTAGCCATCAATGAGATCCGGCGGCGGCTGCTGGCGAAGGTGTACCAGAGCTTCATCATCCTGCCGCACTTCCTGTCCATGGTAGTGGTGAGTTATCTCGTATACGCTTTCCTGCAGCCGGATCACGGCTTCATCAATGCCACAGTGCTTAAGGCCTTCGGGCAAGACCCGGTCTTCTGGTACTCGGAGAAGGAATATTGGCCTTACATCCTGGTGTTCGTCAACGCCTGGAAGCATGCAGGCTTCGGCGCAGTGATCTATATCGCGGCGATTGCCGGCATTGATCCGGAATATTACGAGGCTGCGCTGATTGACGGGGCTTCCAAGTGGAAGCAGATTACGCATATCACGCTCCCTTTTATCCGGCCGGTCATCATTATTATGACGATTCTATCCATGGGCAGCATCTTCAGCTCTGACTTCGGACTGTTCTTCCAGGTGCCCATGAATTCAGGAGCGCTGTATCCGGTAACAGATACCGTTGATACGTATGTCTACCGTGCCCTGATGCAATTGAATGATATCGGAATGTCCTCGGCAACGGCGCTGGTCCAATCGGTGGTAGGCTTCATTATGGTCATTGCCACGAACAGTATGGTCAGACGAATTGACCGGGAACAGGCACTATTCTAA
- a CDS encoding sensor histidine kinase, whose product MALHTIKEEVGSTTLQLVKQNHVTLDKTISAINDRTITLLDNHFFSNPVGYSFWTGIDTLNEIQQADNILESWSTGGTEYAIYMKNIERRDTPFDLSHKTKGFKYLNQVNSGLPDVMVKQMDISGAGALRVIPSGKGERTVSFMRSILNPRNYNEVIGLLVVHKVEVMLTRDMVSVELPAAAGAFLFNDNGELLMSTGSGSISAAEISKNIQPDAAYGYTFAQEGGEEWLYAYSDSSRFHTRLLYKIPLASITGKQVWFQKLLVLISFVFLAFVLMFVLYLVRLVVKPVVKLVSVMKIYEPGIKLPLSEEPLRHDEFGILQGSFVKMTRRLDHSIEENYGMKLKQKEYELLMLQSQITPHYLYNTLDSIYWYALDSGNSEVGEMVRDLSMLLRIGLSRGRTMITAGEELEHAQAYTRLQTKRYPGTFEVWWQIGDSLRDYETPKVIIQPLIENAILHGVRGMDGEGEIRVSAVQTEGTLRFIVEDNGHLPVDLEELAAILREEHSARGYGIRNVHQRIQLHYGEAYGLSYERSVEGWTRAVITLPLRRTKTEPAGN is encoded by the coding sequence GTGGCACTTCACACGATTAAGGAAGAGGTCGGCAGTACCACCCTGCAGCTGGTGAAGCAGAATCATGTCACGCTGGACAAAACGATATCGGCGATCAATGACCGGACGATTACGCTGCTGGATAATCATTTTTTCAGTAATCCGGTGGGGTACAGCTTCTGGACGGGAATTGATACCCTGAATGAGATCCAGCAGGCCGACAATATTCTGGAGAGCTGGTCTACCGGCGGCACGGAATATGCGATATATATGAAGAACATTGAGCGCAGGGATACGCCGTTCGATCTGTCCCACAAGACCAAAGGGTTCAAATATCTGAACCAGGTGAACAGCGGATTGCCGGACGTGATGGTCAAGCAGATGGATATTAGCGGGGCAGGGGCGCTGCGCGTCATTCCTTCAGGGAAGGGCGAGCGGACGGTCTCCTTCATGCGCAGTATTCTGAACCCCCGGAATTATAATGAGGTAATCGGGCTGCTGGTCGTCCATAAGGTCGAGGTGATGCTGACCCGGGATATGGTCTCGGTGGAGCTGCCTGCGGCGGCCGGAGCCTTCTTATTCAATGATAACGGGGAGCTGCTGATGTCCACCGGGTCAGGCAGTATTTCTGCGGCCGAGATCAGCAAGAACATCCAACCGGACGCCGCTTACGGTTATACCTTCGCCCAGGAAGGCGGGGAGGAGTGGCTCTATGCGTATTCGGACAGCTCCAGATTCCACACCCGGTTATTGTACAAAATCCCGCTGGCATCCATTACCGGCAAGCAAGTCTGGTTTCAAAAGCTGCTGGTGCTGATCTCCTTTGTGTTTCTGGCTTTTGTCCTGATGTTTGTTCTCTATCTGGTCAGACTTGTCGTCAAACCGGTCGTGAAGCTCGTCTCTGTGATGAAAATTTATGAGCCCGGCATCAAGCTGCCACTATCCGAGGAGCCGCTCCGGCATGATGAATTCGGCATTCTCCAGGGATCATTTGTGAAAATGACCCGCAGGCTGGATCATTCGATTGAAGAGAACTACGGGATGAAGCTGAAGCAGAAGGAATATGAGCTGCTGATGCTCCAATCCCAGATTACCCCCCATTATCTGTACAATACCCTGGACTCGATCTACTGGTATGCGCTGGATAGCGGAAATAGCGAGGTGGGCGAGATGGTGAGGGACTTGTCCATGCTGCTGCGCATCGGCCTTAGCCGGGGCCGGACGATGATTACTGCCGGGGAAGAACTGGAGCATGCCCAGGCGTACACCCGGCTGCAAACCAAACGTTATCCGGGTACCTTTGAGGTCTGGTGGCAGATTGGTGATTCCTTGAGGGACTATGAGACGCCGAAGGTTATCATCCAGCCGCTGATCGAGAATGCCATTCTTCACGGCGTACGCGGGATGGACGGAGAAGGAGAGATCCGGGTATCTGCGGTTCAAACGGAAGGAACGCTCCGCTTCATCGTAGAGGACAACGGGCATCTGCCGGTAGATCTGGAGGAGCTTGCCGCCATTCTGCGGGAAGAGCATAGTGCAAGAGGTTACGGCATCCGCAACGTGCACCAGCGAATCCAGCTCCATTACGGGGAGGCCTACGGGTTAAGCTATGAGCGAAGCGTCGAGGGGTGGACACGGGCCGTCATCACCTTGCCGCTGCGGCGGACGAAGACTGAACCTGCCGGTAACTGA